One window of Thermoplasmatales archaeon genomic DNA carries:
- a CDS encoding thermopsin: MRVFLPVILLVLILCFIGVQPAANHTEAVNAGIVIPSAVNTGTIYTHEPAPMGIADYGIGPRGEPYEYNTTSFMGVASVDSLSTYNSSLNYSSYYGGPYGMTFQLNAVLVAVSGGASYAYWSQNVAFINTSSNRVRFEDNVWNYTSEGAEMYNSTVSGSGKIENFSGGDYYYDFASKSLPGNNMELSYPSTVELRMNATVVSGHPEIVFSYNSGQGWQVYDSAVIKFLNTSGTPEFRVDGFTYSPVGTYYDAELIMGGPAGGSHTGIVSSSVLFQLDYWNGHNYQMITNAFNFGSNTQEGIYGAGDSGIYSKSNGSLYAKITAGNSTLGQIYNSGDIGILNVTSNVPSGYLMINGTAYNFTGEDVNVTLYPGEYAFQLYTSSNVLVASGTLNLSGGEYLPMVITGSYAVTFYETGLSPGTSWSVTLNGTTESSTTGMIIFMVSNGTYSYRVNPVPGYTALNDSGNMSVVGENVEYNVTFKAEKGAPVNLALLIGTFAAILVIAVVLSVFLRRKAGR, encoded by the coding sequence ATGCGTGTTTTCCTTCCCGTTATTCTCCTGGTTCTTATCCTCTGTTTTATAGGAGTGCAGCCAGCCGCGAATCATACCGAGGCTGTGAATGCAGGTATCGTCATCCCGTCCGCTGTAAACACAGGAACGATATACACGCACGAGCCTGCACCTATGGGGATCGCAGATTACGGCATCGGTCCTAGAGGGGAGCCTTATGAATACAATACAACATCCTTCATGGGCGTCGCAAGTGTGGATTCCCTGAGCACCTATAATTCTTCACTCAATTACAGCTCTTACTATGGCGGGCCTTATGGAATGACTTTTCAGTTAAACGCCGTTCTTGTTGCAGTGTCCGGCGGAGCCTCCTATGCTTACTGGTCGCAGAACGTTGCTTTTATTAATACGTCTTCGAACAGAGTAAGGTTTGAGGACAATGTATGGAACTATACATCCGAAGGCGCGGAGATGTACAATTCCACAGTCTCCGGCAGCGGGAAGATAGAAAACTTCTCGGGCGGGGACTACTACTACGACTTCGCTTCAAAATCTCTTCCAGGCAACAACATGGAGCTGAGCTATCCTTCCACCGTAGAGCTGAGGATGAATGCTACGGTTGTCAGCGGTCATCCAGAGATCGTATTCTCGTATAACAGTGGTCAGGGGTGGCAGGTTTATGACAGTGCGGTAATAAAATTCCTCAACACATCCGGAACTCCGGAGTTCCGCGTTGATGGATTCACGTACAGTCCGGTAGGGACTTACTACGATGCTGAGCTCATCATGGGAGGTCCGGCCGGTGGCTCGCACACCGGGATCGTGTCCTCTTCGGTTCTCTTCCAGCTTGATTACTGGAACGGCCACAACTACCAGATGATAACGAACGCATTCAATTTCGGCTCAAATACCCAGGAGGGCATCTACGGCGCTGGCGACTCTGGCATATATTCCAAATCGAATGGATCGCTATACGCTAAAATAACGGCTGGGAACTCCACTCTGGGGCAGATCTACAATTCCGGAGATATCGGTATTTTGAACGTGACATCAAACGTACCATCGGGATACCTTATGATCAACGGCACGGCTTACAACTTCACTGGCGAAGACGTTAACGTTACGCTATATCCTGGTGAATACGCCTTCCAGTTATACACATCGTCGAATGTGCTTGTAGCTTCAGGCACCTTAAACCTTTCCGGTGGAGAGTACCTTCCAATGGTCATCACAGGCAGTTATGCCGTGACGTTTTACGAGACCGGATTATCTCCCGGTACATCATGGTCGGTCACGCTCAACGGAACGACGGAATCATCAACTACCGGCATGATAATTTTCATGGTTTCCAACGGAACCTATTCATACAGGGTGAATCCTGTTCCTGGGTACACCGCTCTTAATGATAGCGGAAATATGTCAGTTGTCGGAGAAAATGTAGAATACAATGTAACATTCAAGGCAGAGAAAGGCGCTCCTGTCAACCTGGCCCTTCTAATTGGGACTTTTGCTGCGATCCTCGTGATTGCTGTGGTTCTTTCTGTATTTCTCAGAAGGAAGGCGGGGAGATAA
- a CDS encoding penicillin acylase family protein, protein MKAKRLLLTMLPAVLIAVIMISGAFSAAQFTQQRSVQAKPELVFNNQTLNLSGLEHSVNVVQDSNGVYHIYAQDNHDLFYALGFVQSENRLFEMETYALEGMGLMSTFFGPSYQPYDEFQALTGAPLTAQRDWNSVVQNRTTNATDSLTYAALTAYAEGINSYINYTRDIGVLPTMFALTGTTPFYWSPVYSFAVQEVMTQSLAFGTNPLVFSLVYSLLGNQTYDLIPTFSPVQTYYYGGYTGAPNQSVLAMSQNTYPVNAALRSLIVKVMEEFDPLSIITKNDTLDMSYWLPHGHSNEWVVAGNRTATGYPILTGGPVLAFSLPSIWFQVQLVDPSFDVYGVVLPGAPSVIIGFNRNIAWTLTDVQDISSQNFFFSQTVNNGKYLWNGSYFPVKQYDINGVEVNWTNLGPIMALNGTTALVMDWLGNRVSNEIGILLDINTASDWSQFRSDLSMWVAPFQNFAFADRNTIGDISAGMYPIFSSSSGIPYNPAGVMPGNGEEYISGEIPYSMIPHAVNPPSGYIVSSNQRQVGPSYPYWLGNTLTNSPGYRAELEASYLATHPKVSVQDMMNLQLKNFTDYEAVLAMPYILSDLPHTGYSGAVSSMFSSWNDSMSPSSKTATVWFFFYENLFNDTFIPYLTEKGWIPSYENVLGYPSGLSGSLPNTSGYSPMDMVMLQVIEQGTAKPFSNMSVASLMSEAANQTMSYLNSNFPSGNYTWSNFYGFVFPNLWGISQFNVGPLVTGGDFNTPNDAGGISPDFPQGGQSWVMVANLSNLSNSYGVYPGGQSENPESPLYANYVSDWVSGDYLHLLFVSNYTLFSSSEVMDRSLFVPDSVPGDMTAKIVAYSGEIITGTVNATGYDFGVYIEPGVTNVYVFHARVFGANDQGIIAVDTHGIFIVDSNISHNDLHPNPAIPLNTGLGLYGVSDSYVIGNIVTYDGAGGIVVANTGKIPTGLPFPQENMSANNNFIAQNYVAYDADGCGIVIAAFNAGSTVANNWVFNNTVMGSMQLNNGTFTGPYVGTIVVAADTPGTMNTGTVVLDNTVIGGLESSIVVNAQAPTAEVNGVDIIGNVLIHGGFQRVNAPPFSNASDLNLPPAPNAIAVYGNYQPGMPFSPTVVNVFAFDNTIEDQGIGIWVANSYHDVFEDNVFQNVTTEFESFYGVG, encoded by the coding sequence ATGAAAGCAAAACGTTTATTATTGACAATGTTGCCTGCGGTTCTGATAGCTGTCATAATGATATCCGGAGCCTTTTCTGCAGCCCAGTTTACACAGCAGAGATCCGTGCAGGCAAAACCGGAACTTGTTTTTAATAACCAGACACTAAACCTGAGCGGTTTGGAACACAGCGTGAATGTTGTTCAGGACAGCAACGGCGTATACCACATATACGCCCAGGACAACCACGATCTGTTCTATGCCCTCGGCTTTGTGCAGTCCGAAAACAGACTGTTTGAGATGGAGACATACGCCCTTGAAGGAATGGGTCTCATGTCAACATTTTTCGGCCCGTCTTATCAGCCGTATGATGAATTTCAGGCGCTTACAGGCGCGCCTCTGACAGCTCAGAGGGATTGGAATTCCGTTGTGCAGAACAGAACCACAAATGCCACCGACAGCCTTACATATGCCGCACTTACTGCATACGCAGAAGGCATAAACTCATACATAAACTACACGCGAGATATCGGAGTTCTTCCGACAATGTTCGCCCTTACAGGTACAACTCCATTTTACTGGTCTCCTGTATACTCCTTCGCCGTTCAGGAGGTCATGACGCAGTCTCTTGCCTTCGGAACGAATCCTCTTGTATTCTCCCTCGTCTATTCTCTTCTCGGGAACCAGACATACGACCTGATACCGACATTCTCCCCGGTACAGACTTATTATTACGGTGGCTATACAGGCGCGCCTAACCAGAGCGTTCTGGCAATGTCGCAAAATACGTATCCGGTAAATGCGGCGCTGAGATCGCTTATCGTCAAGGTTATGGAGGAGTTCGATCCCCTCTCGATCATAACAAAGAACGATACTCTCGACATGTCATACTGGCTCCCGCATGGGCACAGCAACGAATGGGTCGTTGCAGGGAACAGAACAGCGACAGGCTACCCAATACTGACCGGTGGCCCTGTTCTGGCGTTCTCACTCCCGTCAATATGGTTCCAGGTTCAACTTGTCGATCCCTCTTTTGACGTCTACGGTGTCGTTCTCCCCGGAGCTCCCTCGGTAATCATAGGCTTCAATCGGAATATCGCATGGACACTTACCGATGTGCAGGACATATCGAGCCAGAACTTCTTCTTCTCACAGACGGTGAACAACGGAAAATACTTGTGGAATGGCTCTTATTTCCCGGTGAAGCAGTATGACATAAACGGCGTCGAAGTCAACTGGACAAACCTGGGACCGATAATGGCACTCAACGGTACTACGGCACTCGTTATGGACTGGCTTGGAAATCGAGTGTCCAATGAGATAGGCATCCTTCTTGACATCAACACGGCTTCAGACTGGTCGCAGTTCCGTTCGGACCTGAGCATGTGGGTCGCTCCGTTCCAGAACTTCGCCTTCGCTGACAGAAACACTATCGGAGATATATCTGCAGGGATGTATCCAATATTTTCTTCATCCAGCGGCATTCCTTACAACCCTGCCGGGGTTATGCCAGGGAACGGCGAAGAGTACATCTCAGGTGAAATTCCTTACAGCATGATACCGCATGCGGTCAATCCGCCATCTGGATACATTGTATCCTCGAACCAGAGGCAGGTGGGCCCGTCATATCCCTACTGGCTCGGAAACACGCTCACCAACAGCCCCGGTTACAGGGCAGAGCTTGAGGCGTCATATCTCGCTACGCACCCGAAAGTGAGTGTGCAGGACATGATGAATCTTCAGCTGAAGAACTTCACAGACTATGAGGCTGTCCTGGCGATGCCCTACATTCTCTCCGATCTTCCTCATACCGGCTATTCCGGTGCGGTATCGAGCATGTTCTCCTCGTGGAACGATAGCATGTCGCCCTCCTCGAAAACTGCGACAGTATGGTTCTTCTTTTACGAGAACCTCTTCAACGATACATTCATACCCTATCTCACAGAGAAGGGATGGATACCCTCATACGAGAATGTCCTTGGATATCCGTCGGGCCTGAGCGGAAGCCTTCCCAACACTTCAGGATACTCACCCATGGACATGGTCATGCTTCAGGTGATCGAACAGGGAACCGCAAAGCCATTCTCGAATATGAGCGTGGCTTCGCTCATGTCCGAGGCTGCAAACCAGACCATGTCGTATCTTAACTCGAATTTCCCCAGCGGGAACTACACATGGTCGAATTTCTACGGCTTCGTCTTTCCGAATCTGTGGGGCATATCTCAGTTCAATGTCGGCCCTCTCGTGACAGGTGGAGATTTCAACACACCGAACGACGCAGGCGGAATATCCCCGGACTTCCCGCAGGGTGGCCAGAGCTGGGTCATGGTTGCGAACCTCTCGAACCTCTCGAATTCATACGGTGTATACCCCGGGGGGCAGAGCGAGAACCCCGAGAGTCCGCTATATGCGAACTATGTCAGTGACTGGGTATCCGGCGATTACCTTCACCTCCTCTTTGTTTCCAATTACACTCTCTTTTCCTCAAGCGAGGTCATGGATCGTTCGCTCTTCGTTCCTGACAGTGTGCCCGGCGATATGACAGCTAAGATTGTTGCATATTCGGGCGAGATCATCACCGGAACGGTGAACGCCACAGGATACGACTTCGGTGTGTACATCGAACCGGGCGTGACCAACGTCTATGTATTCCACGCCCGTGTTTTCGGAGCCAACGATCAGGGCATAATTGCTGTGGACACACATGGCATATTCATCGTCGACAGCAATATAAGTCACAACGATCTCCATCCGAATCCGGCCATACCTCTTAACACAGGCCTCGGCTTATACGGTGTATCCGATTCATACGTGATCGGTAATATCGTGACCTATGACGGAGCCGGAGGCATCGTTGTCGCGAACACTGGAAAGATACCCACGGGACTCCCGTTCCCTCAGGAGAACATGTCAGCGAACAACAACTTCATCGCGCAAAATTACGTTGCCTATGACGCAGACGGATGCGGTATCGTCATAGCGGCGTTCAACGCAGGATCGACGGTTGCAAACAACTGGGTCTTCAATAACACGGTCATGGGAAGCATGCAGCTCAACAACGGAACCTTCACTGGACCGTATGTCGGTACCATCGTGGTTGCTGCAGACACACCCGGTACGATGAACACAGGAACCGTAGTTCTGGACAACACGGTGATCGGAGGTCTCGAATCGAGCATAGTCGTCAACGCCCAGGCTCCAACAGCTGAGGTTAATGGTGTGGATATCATAGGGAACGTCCTGATACATGGTGGATTCCAGAGGGTCAACGCACCACCCTTCAGCAATGCTTCCGATCTCAACCTCCCACCTGCTCCTAATGCGATCGCGGTCTACGGGAACTACCAGCCAGGCATGCCCTTCTCACCTACAGTTGTGAACGTCTTCGCCTTCGACAACACAATCGAGGATCAGGGTATCGGCATATGGGTTGCCAACTCGTACCACGATGTCTTCGAAGACAACGTATTCCAGAACGTTACGACGGAGTTTGAATCGTTCTACGGTGTAGGATAA